A single Lolium perenne isolate Kyuss_39 chromosome 6, Kyuss_2.0, whole genome shotgun sequence DNA region contains:
- the LOC127307740 gene encoding U-box domain-containing protein 34, whose product MASGALPPPSPTVAVAVRPGGSASRRAARWAAASLLQDDGAGRAAAIAFVHVIPPLSFVPSPTGERVPVARVGRDAAKAYTHDRHARVQEALLPFRRLCGGRAYANVETVVVEGDDVAEALLRYAAESGVRCLVLGSVSFRWFQRVLRIPDVPTDVLKNTQNSCNVFVVCKRTIIVKVSGYPQASKSSTNLSIQSISHEAFAQKQMGLLFENVDAESRSVSCSQARCSHSAFSDDSTRSESGALVQVGNGSAKTKGRDLIKNYSSHSSLKEGPYAASNSSDECQSINEVEKLRKELKETVVMYDKACEDLVHAKKKIQVLSTECSEDARKVEHALHKEETLKQVAADEKAKHLVAIQEVEQAKRSFTREAYSKHKAKMVGGIVSIDKEKVVDAILSTSKNCRRYSKHEIELATDNFSEARKIGEGGYGTVYRCTLDHIEVAVKTIQQDSTDKIDEFLREVEILSKLHHPNLVMLIGFCPEIGCLVYEYMSNGSLEDQLLDNKRRQPLHWFLRFRIIFEVSCGLAFLHGRKPEPIVHRDLKPANILLDKNYVGKIGDAGFAKLISDVVPEWQTEYTDTIIAGTLYYMDPEYQTTGTVRLKSDLFALGVIILQILTGKHPNGLIVSAEKAIERGSLAHILDKSQTDWPLAETEMLAKLGLRCTALKCRDRPDLESEVLPKLEEILHRISSNISIRNPDSCVPRHFICPLTQEVMDDPYVAADGHTYEHHAIEAWVRKHRVSPVTRCNLPNSSTIPNHSLRAAIQQWKNS is encoded by the exons ATGGCCTCCGGCGCGCTTCCGCCGCCATCGcccaccgtcgccgtcgccgtccgcCCCGGCGGCAGCGCGAGCCGCCGCGCCGCCCGGTGGGCCGCGGCCAGCCTCCTCCAGGACGACGGcgcaggccgcgccgccgccatcgccttcGTCCACGTCATCCCACCGCTCTCCTTCGTCCCCTCCCCGA CGGGTGAGCGGGTGCCCGTGGCGCGAGTGGGGCGCGACGCGGCGAAGGCCTACACCCACGACCGGCACGCGCGCGTGCAGGAGGCGCTGCTCCCCTTCCGCCGCCTCTGCGGCGGCCGCGCCTACGCCAAT gtggagacggtggtggtggagggcgACGACGTGGCGGAGGCGCTCCTGCGGTACGCTGCCGAGTCCGGCGTGCGGTGCTTGGTGCTCGGCTCCGTCTCCTTCCGGTGGTTCCAGAG GGTGCTGCGTATTCCTGATGTGCCAACTGATGTcctgaaaaatacacaaaactcGTGCAACGTCTTTGTTGTGTGCAAGCGAACAATAATCGTGAAAGTTTCAGGATATCCTCAGGCAAGCA AGTCTAGCACAAACTTAAGCATTCAATCAATTAGTCACGAAGCATTTGCGCAAAAACAGATGGGCTTGTTATTCGAGAACGTTGATGCAGAGTCACGCTCAGTATCATGCTCTCAGGCCCGTTGTTCTCATAGTGCTTTCTCTGATGATAGTACAAGATCAGAAAGTGGTGCATTAGTCCAAGTAGGAAATGGAAGTGCAAAGACAAAAGGAAGAGATTTGATCAAAAACTATAGTTCTCACAGCTCCTTGAAGGAAGGTCCTTATGCTGCATCGAACTCAAGTGATGAG TGTCAATCTATAAATGAAGTAGAAAAACTGAGGAAGGAATTGAAGGAAACCGTGGTTATGTATGATAAAGCTTGTGAAGATCTCGTCCATGCTAAGAAAAAG ATTCAGGTACTTTCTACTGAATGTTCTGAAGATGCAAGGAAGGTGGAGCATGCACTACATAAGGAGGAAACTCTTAAGCAGGTTGCAGCCGATGAGAAAGCAAAACATTTGGTAGCCATTCAAGAAGTTGAGCAAGCCAAACGATCATTCACCCGGGAGGCCTACTCTAAGCACAAGGCTAAAATGGTAGGTGGTATAGTTTCTATTGATAAGGAGAAGGTTGTGGATGCTATATTGTCGACAAGCAAAAATTGCAGGCGATACTCGAAACATGAAATAGAACTTGCCACTGATAACTTCTCTGAAGCAAGGAAGATCGGTGAGGGAGGTTATGGGACTGTGTATCGGTGCACCCTTGATCACATTGAAGTAGCAGTCAAGACAATTCAGCAGGATTCCACCGACAAAATTGACGAGTTCTTGAGAGAG GTTGAGATTCTTAGCAAACTTCACCATCCCAACTTGGTTATGTTGATTGGTTTCTGTCCTGAAATCGGCTGTCTCGTATACGAGTACATGTCGAATGGAAGTCTAGAAGATCAACTTCTTGACAACAAAAGGCGTCAGCCACTGCACTGGTTCCTCCGGTTTCGTATCATCTTTGAAGTGTCTTGTGGGCTTGCTTTCTTGCATGGAAGGAAACCGGAGCCAATTGTCCACCGTGACCTGAAACCTGCAAACATACTATTGGACAAGAACTATGTGGGTAAGATCGGAGATGCTGGCTTTGCGAAGCTCATATCTGACGTTGTGCCTGAATGGCAAACTGAATACACAGATACTATCATCGCTGGTACGCTGTACTACATGGACCCAGAGTACCAAACAACTGGGACAGTTCGGCTGAAATCGGACCTATTCGCACTGGGAGTCATCATTCTTCAGATACTAACCGGGAAACACCCGAATGGACTCATCGTAAGCGCAGAAAAAGCTATCGAAAGGGGTTCGCTTGCTCATATCCTCGACAAATCTCAAACTGATTGGCCACTCGCTGAGACAGAAATGTTGGCAAAGCTCGGTTTACGGTGCACGGCCCTGAAATGCAGGGATCGTCCTGATCTCGAGTCGGAGGTGCTGCCGAAGCTCGAGGAAATTCTGCATAGAATTTCTTCTAATATCAGTATAAGAAATCCAGACTCATGTGTACCAAGACACTTCATCTGCCCGTTAACACAG GAGGTGATGGATGATCCATATGTCGCCGCAGATGGACACACCTATGAGCACCATGCCATCGAAGCTTGGGTCCGGAAACACAGGGTATCACCCGTGACGAGGTGCAATCTCCCGAATTCATCTACAATTCCCAACCATTCGCTGCGCGCAGCGATTCAACAGTGGAAAAACTCATAG